In the genome of Streptomyces collinus, one region contains:
- a CDS encoding amidohydrolase family protein: MTTRTLLRSGHVISMDPDIGDLPQGDVLVEDGRIAAVEPEISADAEVLDMSGHIVIPGFVDTHRHTWEAPIRGVAPDATLDDYFVDILDTFAPLYTPEDVYAGNLAGALECLNAGITTLVDWSHINNTPEHPDAAIQGLAESGIRARYAYGSANTSLAEYWFESTIAIPADDVRRIRSTHFASDDGLLTMGLATRGPGFCVDEVVTAEWAMARELGLPITVHVAMGRLAGRFGMVRQLHGLGLLGPDTTYVHSCYLSEEEWRMVADSGGTVSVAPQVELQMGHGWPPVMQAIEHGLRPSLSIDVVTTVPGDMFTQIRAAFGAERARVNADCWQANMPVPSNMLTARQMLEIATVNGAHVAGLEDRTGSLTPGKRADIVGIDATAPNVAPVHDAVAAVTLCADVSNVDTVLVDGVIHKRDGRLLSDTARALRLVGASRDRLLAAKEAKGAKAPA, translated from the coding sequence ATGACCACCAGGACACTGCTGCGCTCCGGTCACGTGATCTCGATGGACCCGGACATCGGGGACCTGCCCCAGGGGGACGTCCTCGTCGAGGACGGCAGGATCGCGGCCGTCGAACCCGAGATCAGCGCCGACGCCGAGGTCCTCGACATGAGCGGACACATCGTGATCCCCGGCTTCGTCGACACCCACCGCCACACCTGGGAGGCACCCATCCGGGGCGTCGCCCCCGACGCCACCCTCGACGACTACTTCGTCGACATCCTCGACACCTTCGCACCGCTGTACACCCCCGAGGACGTGTACGCGGGCAACCTCGCGGGCGCGCTGGAGTGCCTCAACGCCGGCATCACCACGCTCGTCGACTGGTCGCATATCAACAACACCCCCGAGCACCCCGACGCGGCGATCCAGGGCCTGGCGGAGTCCGGGATCCGGGCGCGGTACGCGTACGGCAGCGCCAACACCTCCCTCGCCGAGTACTGGTTCGAGAGCACGATCGCCATCCCGGCGGACGACGTACGGCGGATCCGGTCGACACACTTCGCCTCCGACGACGGCCTGCTCACCATGGGCCTCGCCACCCGCGGGCCCGGCTTCTGCGTCGACGAGGTCGTCACCGCCGAGTGGGCCATGGCACGCGAGCTGGGCCTCCCGATCACCGTGCACGTGGCCATGGGACGCCTCGCCGGCCGCTTCGGCATGGTCAGACAGCTCCACGGCCTGGGGCTGCTCGGCCCGGACACCACCTACGTCCACAGCTGCTACCTCAGCGAGGAGGAGTGGCGGATGGTCGCCGACAGCGGCGGCACGGTGTCGGTCGCGCCGCAGGTGGAGCTCCAGATGGGACACGGCTGGCCGCCGGTGATGCAGGCCATCGAGCACGGTCTGCGGCCGTCCCTCAGCATCGACGTCGTCACCACCGTCCCCGGCGACATGTTCACCCAGATCCGGGCGGCCTTCGGCGCCGAGCGCGCCCGCGTCAACGCCGACTGCTGGCAGGCCAACATGCCGGTCCCCAGCAACATGCTGACAGCGCGTCAGATGCTGGAGATCGCCACCGTGAACGGCGCCCACGTCGCCGGGCTGGAGGACCGCACCGGCTCCCTGACCCCGGGCAAGCGCGCCGACATCGTGGGGATCGACGCCACCGCCCCGAACGTCGCCCCCGTGCACGACGCGGTGGCCGCGGTGACGCTGTGCGCCGACGTCTCCAACGTGGACACGGTCCTCGTCGACGGCGTGATCCACAAGCGTGACGGCCGGCTCCTCAGCGACACCGCCCGTGCGCTGCGGCTCGTCGGCGCATCCCGGGACCGGCTCCTCGCCGCGAAGGAGGCCAAGGGGGCGAAGGCACCGGCATGA
- a CDS encoding thiolase family protein: MRPVHFAAARRTPIGKLRGSLSSVRPDDLAATVVRALVTGVPALDPARIDDVYWGAANQAGEDNRNVARMAALLAGLPDSVPGATVNRLCASGLEAVTTAARTIAAGEADIVIAGGSESMSRAPFVLPRPDDALPHRMETADTRLGWRLVNPAMRDLHGLLAMGETAEEVAARYGIPRERQDDFALRSHQRAALARKNGHFDDELLPVERPDGVVVDTDECVREDTSYEKLSRLKPVFRDGGTVTAGNASPMNDGAAGLLLVSEDALNDLGLDSLGRYVAGASAGVHPDVMGIGPVPATRKVLTRAGWSVGDLEEAEFNEAFAAQALACVDQLGIDPDLVNPSGGAIALGHPLGCSGARILTTLLHRMRRTGAGRGLATMCVGVGQGSAVLVERT; this comes from the coding sequence GTGCGTCCCGTCCACTTCGCGGCCGCCCGCCGCACCCCCATCGGCAAGCTGCGAGGATCCCTCTCCTCGGTACGGCCCGACGACCTCGCGGCGACCGTCGTCCGCGCCCTGGTGACCGGCGTGCCCGCCCTGGACCCCGCCCGGATCGACGACGTCTACTGGGGCGCCGCCAACCAGGCCGGCGAGGACAACCGCAACGTCGCCCGCATGGCCGCGCTGCTCGCCGGCCTGCCCGACTCCGTGCCCGGCGCCACCGTCAACCGCCTCTGCGCCTCGGGCCTGGAGGCCGTGACCACGGCCGCCCGGACCATCGCCGCCGGCGAGGCCGACATCGTGATCGCGGGCGGCTCCGAGTCGATGAGCCGCGCCCCCTTCGTCCTGCCCCGCCCCGACGACGCCCTGCCGCACCGCATGGAGACCGCCGACACCCGGCTCGGCTGGCGCCTGGTCAACCCGGCGATGCGCGACCTGCACGGCCTGCTGGCCATGGGCGAGACGGCCGAGGAGGTCGCCGCACGGTACGGCATCCCGCGCGAACGCCAGGACGACTTCGCCCTGCGCAGCCACCAGCGCGCCGCCCTGGCCCGCAAGAACGGCCACTTCGACGACGAACTCCTCCCCGTGGAGCGCCCCGACGGCGTGGTCGTCGACACCGACGAATGCGTCCGCGAGGACACCTCGTACGAGAAGCTGTCCCGGCTGAAGCCGGTCTTCCGCGACGGCGGCACGGTCACCGCGGGCAACGCCTCGCCGATGAACGACGGCGCCGCCGGCCTCCTCCTCGTCAGCGAGGACGCCCTGAACGACCTGGGCCTCGATTCCCTGGGCCGCTACGTGGCCGGCGCCTCCGCCGGTGTCCACCCCGACGTGATGGGCATCGGCCCCGTCCCCGCCACCCGCAAGGTGCTGACCCGCGCCGGGTGGAGCGTCGGCGACCTGGAGGAGGCCGAGTTCAACGAGGCCTTCGCCGCCCAGGCCCTGGCCTGCGTGGACCAGCTCGGCATCGACCCCGACCTGGTCAACCCCAGCGGCGGCGCCATCGCGCTGGGCCACCCCCTCGGCTGCTCCGGCGCCCGCATCCTGACGACGCTGCTCCACCGGATGCGGCGTACGGGGGCGGGGCGCGGGCTCGCCACGATGTGCGTCGGGGTCGGGCAGGGCAGCGCGGTCCTCGTCGAGCGGACGTAG
- a CDS encoding alpha-ketoacid dehydrogenase subunit beta: MADVITYRDAVAEGIAREMRRDASVVCLGEDIAAAGGVFKTTTGLLEEFGPGRVWDTPISEQAIVGAAMGAAMTGMRPVAEIMFSDFLACCWDYLANEIPKVRYMTGGQVTVPLVVRTANGGGLGFGAQHSQATENWALTVPGLKIAAPATPADVVGMLAAAIRSDDPVVFFEHKGLFATKGPPPPPGHVVELGRAAVVREGADVTLVALASTVPLPLKAAGVLAGEGIEAEVVDLRCLVPLDAATVLASLGRTSRLVTVEENPYQGGWGATVVSVVADEGFTLLDAPVRRVAGECVPLPFADSLEEQVIPTVDKIVTEVRRLAAY, from the coding sequence ATGGCGGACGTGATCACCTACCGGGACGCGGTCGCCGAGGGCATCGCCCGGGAGATGCGGCGGGACGCGTCGGTGGTGTGCCTCGGGGAGGACATCGCCGCGGCCGGCGGGGTGTTCAAGACGACCACGGGCCTGCTGGAGGAGTTCGGACCCGGGCGTGTGTGGGACACGCCCATCTCCGAACAGGCCATCGTGGGCGCGGCGATGGGCGCCGCCATGACCGGGATGCGGCCCGTCGCGGAGATCATGTTCTCCGACTTCCTGGCCTGCTGCTGGGACTACCTCGCCAACGAGATCCCCAAGGTCCGCTACATGACCGGCGGCCAGGTGACCGTGCCCCTCGTCGTGCGCACCGCCAACGGCGGCGGACTCGGCTTCGGCGCCCAGCACTCCCAGGCCACCGAGAACTGGGCCCTGACCGTCCCCGGGCTGAAGATCGCGGCACCGGCCACGCCCGCCGACGTCGTCGGCATGCTGGCGGCGGCCATCCGCAGCGACGACCCGGTGGTCTTCTTCGAGCACAAGGGGCTGTTCGCCACCAAGGGCCCGCCGCCCCCGCCCGGTCACGTCGTCGAGCTCGGCCGGGCCGCGGTCGTCCGCGAGGGCGCCGACGTCACGCTCGTGGCGCTCGCCTCGACGGTTCCCCTGCCCCTGAAGGCGGCCGGCGTCCTGGCCGGGGAGGGCATCGAGGCCGAAGTCGTCGACCTGCGCTGCCTCGTCCCGCTGGACGCCGCGACCGTCCTCGCCTCGCTCGGCAGGACCTCCCGGCTCGTCACCGTCGAGGAGAACCCGTACCAGGGCGGCTGGGGCGCCACCGTCGTCTCGGTCGTCGCCGACGAGGGATTCACCCTGCTGGACGCGCCCGTGCGGCGGGTGGCGGGGGAGTGCGTCCCGCTGCCGTTCGCCGACTCGCTGGAGGAGCAGGTCATCCCCACCGTCGACAAGATCGTCACGGAGGTCCGCAGGCTCGCCGCGTACTGA
- a CDS encoding sulfite exporter TauE/SafE family protein: MNTMTLWHITGWEFAALAFAALLVGFSKTAVSGANTVSLAIFAAVLPARASTGVLLPILIAGDLLAVATYRRHAHWPTLWRLFPAVAAGVVVGTVFLLWADDAVVRTSIGAILLLMSAVTVWRRRTADKEEEPESVTTRSGRLKARSYGVLGGFTTMVANAGGPVMSMYLLSAGFRKLGFLGTSAFFFLIVNVSKLPFSAGLGLIDGRSLLLDLALVAFVVPGALFGKWAVHRINQRLFEQLVIAATVVGGLQLLLR, from the coding sequence ATGAACACCATGACCCTCTGGCACATCACCGGCTGGGAGTTCGCCGCCCTCGCCTTCGCGGCCCTGCTCGTCGGCTTCTCCAAGACCGCCGTGAGCGGGGCCAACACGGTCAGCCTCGCCATCTTCGCCGCCGTGCTGCCCGCCCGCGCCTCCACCGGTGTGCTGCTGCCCATCCTGATCGCCGGGGACCTCCTGGCCGTCGCCACCTACCGGCGGCACGCCCACTGGCCCACGCTGTGGCGGCTGTTCCCGGCGGTCGCCGCGGGTGTCGTCGTCGGCACGGTGTTCCTGCTCTGGGCGGACGACGCGGTCGTACGGACCTCGATCGGCGCGATCCTGCTGCTGATGTCGGCCGTGACGGTGTGGCGCCGCCGTACGGCCGACAAGGAGGAGGAGCCGGAGTCGGTCACCACCCGGTCGGGCCGCCTCAAGGCCCGCTCCTACGGCGTACTCGGCGGCTTCACCACCATGGTCGCCAACGCGGGCGGCCCCGTGATGTCGATGTACCTGCTCTCCGCCGGCTTCCGCAAGCTCGGCTTCCTCGGCACCTCGGCCTTCTTCTTCCTGATCGTCAACGTCTCCAAGCTGCCCTTCAGCGCCGGCCTCGGCCTGATCGACGGCCGCTCGCTGCTCCTCGACCTCGCGCTCGTGGCGTTCGTGGTGCCCGGCGCGCTGTTCGGCAAGTGGGCCGTGCACCGGATCAACCAGCGGCTGTTCGAGCAGCTCGTCATCGCGGCGACCGTCGTGGGCGGTCTGCAACTACTGCTGCGCTGA
- a CDS encoding endonuclease: MGRRERVVRELVGAHGRTYAEEAGIALKDTPQPLYRLLVLSHLLSARIRGSVALATARALHEAGLRDPRRMAEAGWQQRVDALGRGGYRRYDERTATQLGDAAGLLSERWGGDLRRLRREADGKVSELRRLLQEFPGIGPAGADIFLREAQGVWPEAAPYLDTKALQGAERLDLPKDPERLTDLAGDTDPAVLAAALVRAALDKGVAEDTLRRAG; this comes from the coding sequence GTGGGGCGCCGGGAGCGTGTGGTACGGGAACTCGTCGGCGCGCACGGCCGGACGTACGCCGAGGAAGCGGGCATCGCGCTGAAGGACACCCCGCAGCCGCTGTACCGGCTGCTGGTGCTCTCCCATCTGCTCAGTGCCCGCATCCGCGGCTCGGTCGCGCTGGCCACCGCCCGTGCCCTGCACGAGGCGGGGCTGCGCGATCCGCGCCGTATGGCGGAGGCCGGCTGGCAGCAGCGCGTCGACGCCCTGGGCCGGGGCGGCTACCGACGCTACGACGAGCGCACGGCCACCCAGCTCGGCGACGCCGCCGGGCTGTTGAGCGAGCGGTGGGGCGGCGATCTGCGGCGGCTGCGCCGGGAGGCGGACGGCAAGGTCTCCGAACTGCGCCGACTCCTCCAGGAGTTCCCCGGAATCGGGCCCGCGGGCGCAGACATCTTTCTGCGCGAGGCGCAGGGCGTCTGGCCGGAGGCGGCCCCCTACCTGGACACCAAGGCCCTCCAGGGTGCCGAGCGGCTGGACCTGCCGAAGGACCCGGAGCGCCTCACCGACCTGGCCGGTGACACCGACCCGGCCGTCCTCGCCGCCGCGCTGGTGCGGGCGGCGTTGGACAAAGGGGTCGCTGAGGACACGCTGCGGCGTGCCGGGTGA
- a CDS encoding M24 family metallopeptidase encodes MAIRTYGPNAVDWEERIDLDRLRGQRLARLHEALNRSELGAVLSFDFANIRYMTATHIGTWAMDKLIRFALLVRDGEPVVWDFGSAARHHQLYNPWLDYSDGKGGPPTGARAGISTLRGAFHPEAGIPEDVAAKIAAELREHGLANEPLGVDVAEMPVLAALRAEGIDVVDGQQVFLEARRIKTGDEIALLTQACAMVDAAYEELYGYLRPGVRENECVGVVSKVLYDLGSEYVEGVNAISGERCSPHPHVYSDRLIRPGDPAFFDILHSHLGYRTCYYRTFAVGSASRAQRDAYVRCREYMDEAIALVRPGATTADIVRVWPRAEEFGFADETAAFALQYGHGVGLSIWEKPIFSRLVSLDHPEVLEEGMVFALETYWPAADGWSAARIEEELVVTADGCEVITKFPAEELLVAGRKYWTVGGELNTRREAQSHLNTGDRARADTGERSHAHTTDRRRTTGRDR; translated from the coding sequence ATGGCGATCCGCACATACGGCCCCAACGCCGTCGACTGGGAAGAGCGCATCGACCTGGACCGGCTGCGCGGGCAGCGCTTGGCCCGGCTGCACGAGGCACTGAACCGCTCCGAGCTGGGCGCGGTGCTCAGCTTCGACTTCGCCAACATCCGCTACATGACGGCCACGCACATCGGCACCTGGGCGATGGACAAGCTGATCCGCTTCGCCCTGCTGGTGCGCGACGGCGAACCGGTCGTCTGGGACTTCGGCTCCGCCGCCCGCCACCACCAGCTGTACAACCCGTGGCTCGACTACAGCGACGGCAAGGGCGGCCCGCCCACCGGCGCCCGGGCCGGCATCTCCACCCTGCGCGGCGCCTTCCACCCGGAGGCCGGGATCCCCGAGGACGTGGCCGCCAAGATCGCCGCCGAGCTGCGCGAGCACGGGCTGGCGAACGAACCCCTCGGCGTCGACGTCGCCGAGATGCCGGTCCTCGCCGCGCTGCGCGCCGAGGGCATCGACGTCGTCGACGGGCAGCAGGTCTTCCTGGAGGCCCGCCGCATCAAGACCGGTGACGAGATCGCCCTGCTCACCCAGGCCTGCGCCATGGTCGACGCGGCCTACGAGGAGCTGTACGGGTACCTGCGCCCGGGCGTGCGCGAGAACGAGTGCGTCGGCGTGGTCAGCAAGGTGCTCTACGACCTCGGCAGCGAGTACGTCGAGGGCGTCAACGCCATCTCGGGCGAGCGCTGTTCACCGCACCCGCACGTCTACAGCGACCGGTTGATCCGCCCCGGCGACCCGGCCTTCTTCGACATCCTGCACAGCCATCTCGGCTACCGCACCTGCTACTACCGCACGTTCGCCGTGGGCAGCGCATCGCGGGCGCAGCGGGACGCGTACGTGCGCTGCCGGGAGTACATGGACGAGGCGATCGCGCTCGTCCGGCCCGGTGCGACCACCGCCGACATCGTCCGGGTGTGGCCGCGCGCCGAGGAGTTCGGCTTCGCCGACGAGACCGCCGCGTTCGCCCTCCAGTACGGACACGGCGTCGGCCTGTCGATCTGGGAGAAGCCGATCTTCAGCCGGCTGGTCTCCCTCGACCACCCCGAAGTCCTGGAAGAGGGCATGGTGTTCGCCCTGGAGACGTACTGGCCGGCCGCCGACGGCTGGTCCGCCGCCCGGATCGAGGAGGAACTCGTCGTCACCGCCGACGGCTGCGAGGTCATCACCAAGTTCCCCGCCGAGGAACTGCTGGTGGCCGGGCGCAAGTACTGGACGGTGGGCGGCGAGCTGAACACCCGCCGCGAGGCGCAGTCCCACCTCAACACCGGGGACCGCGCGCGGGCGGACACAGGGGAGCGCTCACACGCGCACACCACGGACCGCCGGCGGACGACCGGCCGGGACCGCTGA
- a CDS encoding Dps family protein, whose translation MTTVRSTLPDDARKVACEALQDTLVDLLGLSLVGKQAHWNVVGPRFRSIHLQLDEVVTAARDFADTVAERSAALGVPPDGRPETIAKAFTLPAPKEGWVRDSDAVQVMVEALQDAVGRLRERIDATEKADPVTQDLLIGVTAELEKQRWMFDAENFPR comes from the coding sequence ATGACGACTGTGAGGAGCACACTGCCCGACGACGCCCGCAAGGTCGCCTGCGAGGCACTCCAGGACACCCTGGTGGATCTGCTCGGGCTCTCGCTGGTCGGGAAGCAGGCGCACTGGAACGTCGTCGGCCCCCGCTTCCGGTCCATCCACCTCCAGCTCGACGAGGTGGTCACGGCAGCACGGGACTTCGCCGACACCGTCGCGGAGCGGTCCGCGGCGCTGGGCGTCCCGCCGGACGGCCGGCCGGAGACCATCGCCAAGGCCTTCACGCTGCCCGCCCCGAAGGAGGGCTGGGTGCGCGACTCGGACGCCGTGCAGGTGATGGTGGAGGCGCTGCAGGACGCGGTCGGCCGGCTGCGCGAGCGCATCGACGCGACCGAGAAGGCGGACCCGGTCACCCAGGACCTGCTGATCGGCGTCACGGCGGAGCTGGAGAAGCAGCGCTGGATGTTCGACGCCGAGAACTTCCCCCGCTGA
- a CDS encoding DUF3140 domain-containing protein, translated as MTDALELDALWEDFHRVVNMTSQELAAWLRVRDADEATEPLPDQAGTATGQHVLAILQKRRTDLTEDDLRVMLKVVETVTDQVDLENEPEPEVTAEDTRRRHRLMTVGHDPLKG; from the coding sequence ATGACCGACGCCCTCGAACTCGACGCGCTGTGGGAGGACTTCCACCGCGTGGTGAACATGACCTCGCAGGAACTCGCGGCCTGGCTGCGGGTCCGCGACGCCGACGAGGCCACCGAGCCGCTGCCGGACCAGGCCGGTACCGCGACCGGGCAGCACGTCCTGGCGATCCTCCAGAAGCGGCGCACCGATCTGACCGAGGACGACCTGCGCGTGATGCTGAAGGTCGTGGAGACGGTCACCGACCAGGTGGACCTGGAGAACGAACCCGAGCCCGAGGTGACGGCCGAGGACACCCGCCGCCGGCACCGGCTGATGACGGTCGGGCACGACCCGCTGAAGGGGTAG
- a CDS encoding thiamine pyrophosphate-dependent dehydrogenase E1 component subunit alpha, which produces MDATALLDRYERMNVIRRTEKAAHDLFLQGLVKGTTHLAAGQEAIAVGASAALRPDDYVFATYRGHHHALARGATPEECLAELMSRATGLCKAKGGSMHLTKAATGMLGSYAIVGSHLPMAVGAAWSARLRGTEQLAVAFFGDGATNIGAFHESLNLAAVWKLPVLFVCENNLYMEYTPIADVTAVPRPAADRAPAHGIPGEVVDGNDVVAVEEAVGRLARRARAGDGPSVLEAETYRHFGHSRADPAAYRPAEEVERWLKHDPLDLARGRLAELGVGEETVAGADERARAVVERAVEAAKAAPPPDPREALTDVWADGGAAWRT; this is translated from the coding sequence ATGGACGCCACGGCCCTCCTCGACCGGTACGAGCGGATGAACGTCATCCGCCGGACGGAGAAGGCCGCCCACGACCTGTTCCTCCAGGGCCTCGTGAAAGGCACCACGCACCTGGCCGCCGGGCAGGAGGCGATCGCCGTGGGGGCGAGCGCCGCCCTGCGCCCGGACGACTATGTGTTCGCCACCTATAGGGGCCACCACCACGCCCTCGCCCGGGGCGCCACGCCCGAGGAGTGCCTCGCCGAGCTGATGAGCCGGGCGACCGGGCTGTGCAAAGCCAAGGGCGGCTCCATGCACCTGACCAAGGCGGCCACCGGCATGCTCGGTTCGTACGCCATCGTCGGCTCCCATCTCCCGATGGCGGTGGGTGCGGCCTGGTCGGCCCGGCTGCGCGGCACCGAGCAGCTCGCGGTCGCCTTCTTCGGCGACGGCGCGACCAACATCGGCGCCTTCCACGAGTCCCTCAACCTGGCCGCCGTGTGGAAACTGCCGGTGCTGTTCGTGTGCGAGAACAACCTGTACATGGAGTACACGCCGATCGCCGACGTCACGGCCGTGCCCCGCCCAGCCGCCGACCGGGCCCCGGCCCACGGCATCCCGGGCGAGGTCGTCGACGGCAACGACGTCGTGGCGGTCGAGGAGGCGGTGGGGCGGCTCGCGCGACGGGCCCGCGCCGGAGACGGGCCCTCCGTGCTGGAGGCCGAGACCTACCGCCACTTCGGGCACAGCCGCGCCGATCCGGCGGCCTACCGCCCGGCCGAGGAGGTCGAACGCTGGCTGAAGCACGACCCGCTGGACCTCGCGCGGGGGCGTCTGGCCGAGTTGGGCGTGGGCGAGGAGACGGTCGCCGGGGCCGACGAGCGGGCCCGGGCCGTCGTGGAGCGGGCCGTTGAGGCGGCGAAGGCGGCGCCGCCGCCCGATCCGCGGGAGGCACTGACCGACGTGTGGGCGGACGGGGGTGCCGCATGGCGGACGTGA
- a CDS encoding cupin domain-containing protein, translating into MTNHLVRHAADLPEPPYDGHGHRRRALVGEDDGSVHTGFGLCELRPDGRVPAHVHSYEETFFVLDGAVILDVPDGSYLLEEGDHGLLPTGVPHAWRGAGGTGGRWADMLAPVPRARYGHDTQAVPDLPAREPARVDVRDPRTRSFGHFEPAQMDPGRQSQDLLAATASMRTALLVYSGITVKMMIDGDLGAVASTMFMVQYASDGVIGTHDHPFEETYLILEGVAEATLDGERYRLEPGDLAWAGAGCVHGFVNAGQGTLRWLETQAPQPPSRHSYRFTRDWDYLRAALEEKS; encoded by the coding sequence ATGACGAACCACCTGGTGCGCCACGCCGCCGACCTGCCCGAGCCGCCGTACGACGGCCACGGCCACCGGCGCAGGGCGCTGGTCGGCGAGGACGACGGCAGCGTCCACACCGGCTTCGGCCTGTGCGAACTGCGGCCCGACGGCCGGGTGCCCGCCCATGTGCACTCCTACGAGGAGACCTTCTTCGTCCTCGACGGAGCCGTGATCCTCGACGTGCCGGACGGGTCGTACCTGCTGGAGGAGGGCGATCACGGCCTGCTGCCGACCGGCGTTCCGCACGCCTGGCGCGGGGCCGGGGGCACCGGAGGCCGCTGGGCGGACATGCTGGCCCCGGTGCCGCGCGCCCGCTACGGACACGACACCCAGGCCGTGCCGGACCTGCCCGCGCGCGAGCCGGCCCGGGTCGACGTCCGCGACCCGCGCACCCGTTCCTTCGGCCACTTCGAGCCCGCCCAGATGGATCCCGGCCGGCAGTCCCAGGACCTGCTGGCCGCCACGGCGAGCATGCGGACCGCCCTGCTGGTCTACAGCGGGATCACGGTGAAGATGATGATCGACGGCGATCTGGGCGCGGTCGCCTCCACCATGTTCATGGTGCAGTACGCGTCCGACGGGGTCATCGGAACCCACGACCATCCCTTCGAGGAGACCTATCTGATCCTGGAGGGCGTGGCCGAGGCCACCCTGGACGGCGAGCGGTACCGGCTGGAGCCCGGCGATCTGGCCTGGGCGGGTGCCGGATGCGTGCACGGATTCGTCAACGCGGGGCAGGGGACGCTGCGCTGGCTGGAGACACAGGCGCCGCAACCGCCGTCACGGCACTCATACCGGTTCACGCGGGACTGGGACTACCTGCGCGCGGCACTGGAGGAGAAGTCATGA
- a CDS encoding WhiB family transcriptional regulator, translated as MDEDPELFFPVGTAGPALRDVSAAKRVCERCPVTDQCLSFALSSGQASGVWGGTGEEERDALIRTTRNDARRRSAL; from the coding sequence GTGGACGAGGACCCCGAGCTGTTCTTTCCTGTGGGCACCGCCGGTCCCGCCCTGCGCGACGTGAGCGCCGCCAAGCGGGTCTGCGAGCGCTGCCCGGTGACCGACCAGTGTCTGAGTTTCGCGCTGAGCAGCGGCCAGGCCTCGGGCGTGTGGGGCGGCACCGGCGAGGAGGAGCGCGACGCACTGATCCGGACGACCAGGAACGACGCGAGAAGGAGAAGCGCCCTATGA
- a CDS encoding SDR family oxidoreductase, with translation MSSVLVVGGTSGIGLEFARTCAERGNDVVLTSRDAQRADVVAKEVGARGLAVDLERPLEIAAALAGMGRVDHLVIAGVTRDDNKVTEYDIDAALRLVTLKLVGYTEVVHTLRSRLHDDSSIVLFGGQAKERPYPGATTVATVNAGVRGLMNTLAVELAPVRVNAVHPGVVGDSPYWQAKPEKVLATLRTETPTGRLAAMADVVDAVDFLLRNRSVNAVELTVDGGWLLG, from the coding sequence ATGAGCAGTGTGCTCGTCGTCGGCGGAACGTCCGGGATCGGGCTGGAGTTCGCCCGTACATGTGCCGAGCGCGGGAACGACGTGGTGCTCACCAGCCGCGACGCCCAGCGCGCCGACGTGGTCGCGAAGGAGGTGGGCGCGCGCGGACTCGCCGTCGACCTGGAACGGCCGCTGGAGATCGCGGCGGCCCTGGCCGGCATGGGGCGCGTCGACCATCTGGTGATCGCGGGCGTCACCCGGGACGACAACAAGGTGACCGAGTACGACATCGACGCCGCCCTGCGCCTGGTCACCCTGAAGCTGGTCGGCTACACGGAGGTGGTGCACACGCTGCGGAGCCGGCTGCACGACGACAGCTCCATCGTGCTGTTCGGCGGCCAGGCCAAGGAACGCCCCTACCCGGGCGCGACGACGGTGGCGACGGTCAACGCGGGGGTGCGGGGCCTGATGAACACCCTGGCCGTCGAACTCGCTCCGGTGCGGGTCAACGCCGTGCACCCCGGGGTCGTGGGCGACAGCCCGTACTGGCAGGCCAAGCCGGAGAAGGTGCTCGCCACGCTGCGCACCGAGACTCCCACGGGACGGCTCGCCGCCATGGCGGACGTGGTCGACGCCGTCGACTTCCTGCTGCGCAACCGGTCGGTCAACGCCGTCGAACTGACGGTGGACGGCGGCTGGTTGCTGGGGTGA